The Methanocella sp. genomic sequence CCATGCTGTATCAGCTCGTCGACGATGTGACTGGCCGACGATATGGGGATCGAGAAGCCGATGCCCTGGGCGAACGGAATGTTGGCGGAGTTGATGCCGATGACCTCGCCCCGGATGTTGACCAGGGGGCCTCCGCTGTTTCCGGGATTGATGTGGGCGTCCGTCTGGATGAGATTTTCATAAACTCCCTGCTCGGCCTGGATGGTCCGCTTGAGGGCGCTGATGACGCCCACCGTGATGGTGGGGCCCTGCAGGAAGAAGCCGAACGGATTGCCGATGGCGATGGCCATCTGCCCAACCCGGACATTGTCCGAGTCGCCCAGCGTGGCGGCCGGCAGGCCATCCCCCTCGATCTTTACGACCGCGATGTCCGTCAGCCGGTCCGTGCCAATGAGCTTTCCCGGGAACTTACGCCCGTCGAACATGGTCACCTCGATGCTTTCGGACTGCTCGACGATGTGGTTATTAGTGAGGATCAGACCATTCGGCTCGATGATGACGCCCGACCCCATTCCCCGTAGCGGGACGACGTTCATATAGTAGTCGTGCACGAGCCTGACTGTATTGATGTTGACCACCGATGGGCTCACCTTCTCAATGGTCTCGATTAATTCGCCCTCGCAAATTGGAAGCATCCACAACACCCAGATACTGTGTTAATAGCGAAGGTATAATACATTTAGGCGGGCATTTTGCAGGGGCCGGTAATCGTTTTATAATAATAGCGACTAGTCCTGTTGATAGGTAATGCCCGACTTCGAATGCGCATGCTGCGGCCTATGCTGTAAACGCGACCCGTATTATGCGGTGTCCCTGCTGGACATCGAGACGATCAGCGCCGGCCTGGGAATGAGCCCCGTAGAATTCTTTAATCGCTATTGTGCCGTTGTCGATACGCCCGGCGGCTTCCGCTATCCCGTTATCCTTGCCCCCGAGGGTTGCCCATTCCTGAAGGATAAGCTGTGCGGCATCCACAATATTAAGCCCATCGGCTGCCGCGTATTCCCCGAGTCCTCGCTGCTGCCCGTGACCATCCTGAAAAAAAGTGTCCGGGCCATCCAGAGCTGCGCCATACTCTCGCTGCCCGACTCAGATGAGCCGCTGAAAACCGACCATGAGCTTATGGCGAAAAGGGACTTGAGCTTTGAGCATACGAAGGCATATTTTGAAGAGCGTGAAGATTTTGATGAGCCTTCCTGGGCAGTGGCGAAAGATAACCTGATAAAGGTGCTCTCTGATGTTGCACGGAACTACCGGCCCTGGTCGTGAAAATAGTGCATATCTCTCTGTATCATATATATTTGATTTATATTGATTAAGGCCGGTAATGCTTCCGGCGCCGGTATTTCCGGGACTTATCGGTCGGCACCTTAAATTTCTCGCGGGAGTATTTCCGCAGGTTATCGATGGTGCCCATGAAGGTGCCGTCCAGCAAATAGACCTGGGCTTCCTCGAGGCGGATGGCGCGCGATGTAAAGAGCGGCCCCAGCAGGTCGTCGTGCCATGACTCGTTGAAGGCGATGCCGCCACATAATTCGTTGAACGAGGGCACAATATATATCTCGGGGTCCGACCACTCGAATTCCTCCGGCTTATAGTTCGCCCTGACGACACTCTCGTCGAGCTTCGCCTTGATCCAGGCCTGCCTGGTGATGGTATGGCCGACGTTGTCCGTGAGCTTCACGGTCGGGTGGTTGTGCGATATGACCCAGTGCTTGCACTTCAAGAGCGAGGGGCCGGGCCAGGTGTGCCCGTGGAAATAGGCCACACCGTCAATTACGGCGCCCCTGGAGTCGTGAAGATTAATATCCGGATTGCGGGGAATGAGCTTCTCGATGTTTCCGTCATGATTGCCCGGTATGATATCGACGATGGCGCTTTTCGCCAGCTCGCTCAGGAACATCGGCACCTCGTCCACTTCCTGAAAAGATGTCCGTGGTACATTATGCTTGATATCGCCTAAAAGAATGATGCGGTCGGGATTTGCCTGGCCGATATAGCCCTTGATGCGATCCATGCGCCCTGCTATCTGCGACGGAATGTTGATGCCGCTGTGGTACAGGTCGTACTCGATGCCCAGGTGGACGTCCGCGATGACCAGCGACGTGTCCTCGTTCCTGACCACGAGCGCCGGGGCGTCGAGCAGGGGCGTAAGCTCAACCAATAACAAAACTCCGCCACTTAGTTGCATTTACACGTTGATATCCTTTGTCATTTTTCATTTTAAGAAAGCATAATTATTAAAAATAAGATGACTAGGTGGTCAGCTTGATATCCAGTATGGTATCGTTTACGAAGATCCTGGGGGTGCTATCCTGCATGATGGTACCGTACGCCGTGGACCAGACCTTCAATCGATAAGTCTGGTTCTTCTTCAGGACGATCGTATAGTAGCCGTCCTCGACGGAGGTGACTGTATTCGTCGTATAATTATCATAAAAGCTTACCGCGATGTTGGTCGCCGGCCATTTATTGACGATGACGCGCCCTGACACCTTCACGATGTTCGTATCGTTGAGGTCGACCATCTTTCCCGAGACGTAGTCGTACTCGCCCGTATAGATCACGGGCGGCAGCAGGATGACGGAGCCGTTCCGGCTCATGATGAAATTCGTCGTAAGCGGCTGATACCCGGGAAGCCTGAAATCGAGATAGATGACGCTCCCGTTCTCGAAGTTATAATGGCTCACGTCCACGATGATGGTGGCCGAATCGTTACGGCCGAGCAGCGAGCCGGAGAGGTTGTGGACCTTCCACAGGCAGGAGTCCCCGGAATATTCCCAGGCGTTCGGCGTTATCGTCTGGTTATTCATGCGGACCGTCACGGTCATTTGCTGGAGGTCGGCCGGATTATTTCCGGCTTTCAGGCTGACGGGCAGGTAGTATTTACCCCGGCCAATATCGTACCGGTCCGTCCCGTTGACGACGACAGGCGATGGCGGAACGGGCGTGACAGTGGGCTTTATCGCGGTGGCACTGGAGGCTGGAACGGCGGACGCGTTAGAGCCGTTCACTATAATCATATTGACTTGCTCCGGCGGCTGAACGTGAAATATGAAAACGGCCGAGACTATGGCCAGCACGATAACGATCATTGCCGGGGCGATGATGAAAAGACGATTCCGGCCCACGTCGGCCCTTTTATAGGGGAGCTTGTTCTTGTCCATGTACCTGTAGATCATGTCCTTATTCTTGTAGTCAAAAGTAAATCCGCAGGAACTGCATTTCCCCACGACCTTTTCGCCGACGGCCAGCTTTACAAGCGGAAGAGTATCCACTTCCTGGGTGAACGATATCGGGTTGTTTTTATTACAATGGGGACAGGAAAGGTCTATAGTAGCTAAAGGAACCTGCGTTTTTCCCACAAAAACTACTCCCATAAGATTAAATTCAAAATATCCGGTAAAGTTAAAAAATATTTCCTTATAGTAATATAAGCGTGGGGAGCGCATATTACTGCGGGATGAAAGCCTCTATAGATGAGCGAATTCGGATCGTTCGACGCGCTCCTGGACGACGAGGAGATCAGGGAGACTATCGCGCTGCCCAGGAATATCCCGAGAAAGAACCGGGAGGATATCGCCCATGTGCTCTACCGGGAGATCGCGCTGGGAGAGGACTACGAGGTCAAGGATGTCGGCCGCTTCATCGACCGGTTTGGCATATTTTACCTGTTATTGATCGCGTTAAAGAGCTCGGACGAATGGGCCCGGCTAAAGGAACTGGCGTCTGCAAGCCGTATTTCTGCGCTCATCATACTCCGCATCCTGCTGACGGAAGTGTTCGACCTCCTCGAGGATTTCGGGCGGTTCGAGCCCGCCATAAAAGATATATTATCGAGCGAGCTGTTGCCATATTTGGAACGTTTTCAGGCGATCCTGGAAAGCACGCTGGAGCTGTGGCAGCGGAGAGCCGGAGGAGAAAGGCCGACAGCCGAGGCCATTTCAAAGAAAGAAGTGAGCCGGATGCCGGAGCTTATAGGCCGCTTTGAGGAGGGCCGGGCATCGAGGCGATTCCTTGATATCGTATCCAGGGACGTACTCATGGCCCGTATCATGGGGCAGGTGAGCGAGATCGAGGGCCACCTCGAGTCGCTGGAGATGCTCACGCTGTTATATCCGGGCCGGGGCTGGGACCGCTCCATGCTCGAGCTTCACCGCACCTATTTCGCCAATCTCCATAAGTATTCGAAGATCGTGGAGCGCAACGATGACCTGAAAAAGATACTGGACCTCATCGGCCGTATCGAGATGGAATACGGCGCCAGGCGCCAGTCGATGGCCAGCTACAGCCATTCCGAGCTTTACTCTGTCACGACTTCGGGCGATATCCAGCACATGCTCCCGGTAGAAAGCGTCAAGCTACAGGATGAAACGCTAAGAAATCTTTTTTTCGCTAATTGGATTGAGAAAAAGCTGTTAACCTATGAGCTGAAAGGACTGAATCTTGCCGACGGCCCTAAAAAAAGACGCGGCCCCATGGTGGCGATGGTAGACACGTCGGGCTCCATGCATGGCGGCCCGGAGATCGTGGCAAAGTCCATAATCCTGGCCCTGGTCCGGCGCATGCTGAAGGAGGGCAGAGACGTCAAGGTCTATTTGTTCTCGTCGGCAGGGCAGACGAAGGATATCGAGCTGACGGACACGAAGAAGATGGCCTCCGAGTTTTTGGATTTTCTCAACTATACGTTCGAGGGAGGCACCGACTTTAACACCGCGCTCCGGGAGGGGGTGGAAGCCCTGCGAAAGAAGCGATACATGAACGCCGATATACTCTTCATTACGGACGGCCTGTCCGTTGTGAACGACGAGCATATCATAATGAGCGTAGAGGAAATGAAAAGAAGCCATGGCAACCGTATTTTCACGATCGTCGTGGGCAACGATAGCGCGGGCGGCATAGACTACATTTCGGACCACGTCTTCATCCTCGACAAAGCCGACCGCTGGGACCCGGAGGCCAGCCCGGCCAACGCCATCCGGCTCATATCTGCACGATGAATATAAATAAATCCGGCGATTACATGGCTCATATCATGGAGCAGGTGTACCCGGCCGAGCGCACACGCGAGGTATTCAGTCGCTTTAAGGATATAAGAAAGAAAAACGAGCTGGCAGAAGCGCTTGCCGTCGAGCTGGGCCGCCTGAGCATATTCGACCTCCAGAAGGTCAGCGCCTTCGTGGAGAACGAGATAAATAAGCTGCCTTCGCCCTACAGTGAGATGATACACCCATACTTTACCGAGCAGCTGTTCGGCAGCTATTTTAAGCTCATGCGCATGTACGGCGAAGGCTCCATAAAAAATATTAAAGAGGATATCAAGGACCAGAAGACGTTCCTGGAGTACTGCGCCATGGTCGAGAGCGGCGGTGACGGTCATCTCGGGGATTCGTACTATGGCGGCTATTATCATCTGGTGAGCTGCTTTACGATCTTCGTCCTTGACGAGCCCGGCCATCCCGTGGGCATGCCGTTCCCCGGCGGCTTCCGCGTGGAGCGCCGCCCCGAAGGCTTCTATTGCCCCATCAGAGATAAGGAGAAGGACGTGCTCTTTTCGATTTGCAATTATTGTCCCGCGAAGCAGAGCGAAGTGCCCTAGCCGGGCCTTTTTGTGCCTGTAAAAGGTATATATTCCATGGCAGGGTACATCTCAGCATCAATAACGCCCACGGCACCGTGTCGTGGATAAGCTTAAGGATTAGACAACCGATTGTTAACCTAGAGGTATTATGCCGTTCAGGATCGAGGTCGCGTTAAAGCCCGGGTACAGGGACGCCGCGGGCGAGGGCGTAAAGGAAGCCATTAAAAATAACCTGAATATCGGGGCGGACAGTGTCCGGACTATCAAGGTCTTCACTGTGAACGCCAGCCTTACGGACGAGGAAAAGAAGGCCATTGCAGCGGGGCCGTTCTCGGACGCCATCGTCCAGGAGTACTCGCTGGACAGGCCGCTGGCCGCAAACTTCGACTGGCTGGTCGAGGTCGGTTTCAGGCCGGGCGTCACGGATAACGAAGGCAAGACTGGACGCGAGGCAATCGAGGACAGGCTGGGCCGGAAGCTGAAGCCCGACGAATCCGTCCACACCTCCACGCAGTACCTCATCAGCGGAAAGATCAACCATATCCAGGCCATTCGCATTAGCAAGGAAATGCTCGGCAACGAGCTCATCGAGCGCTTTAACATCATCAGCAAGGACGAGTGGGACGGTAAGTTCGACCCGTATGTGCCGGTGGTGAAAGACGCACACAAGCCTCATGTCGGCGAGATCAATTTAGACGTCAGCGATAAGGAGCTACAGGAGATCAGCCGGAAAGGCACGCTCGCCCTCTCGCTGGAGGAGATGCGGCGCATCCGGGACTACTTTAAGGAGCCCTCTGTATTGGAGGCCCGTAAGAAAGTGGGGCTGAGCGATAAGCCGACCGACGTCGAGGTCGAGTCGCTCGCACAGACGTGGAGCGAGCACTGCAAGCATAAGATCTTCAACGCCACCATCGACTATTACGAGGACGGCAGGAAGGAGACCATCGACAGCCTTTTCAAGACTTACGTCCAGGGCTCCACGAGCGAGATCGCGAAAAACGCCGGCTGGCTCGTGTCCGTCTTCAAGGATAACGCCGGCGTCATCAGGTTCACGGACGATCACAATATCGCTTTTAAGGTCGAGACGCACAACAGCCCGTCCGCGCTGGACCCGTATGGCGGGGCTATAACGGGTATCGTCGGCGTCGACAGGGACCCGTCCGGCACGGGCATGGGCTCGAAGATCATCGCCCACACGGACGTCCTCTGCTTCGCCTCGCCCGAGTATAAAGGCCGCCTGCCGCCCCGCATTTTCCACCCACGCCGCATCATGGAGGGCGTTGTAAGAGGCATCAAGGATGGCGGCAACAAGAAC encodes the following:
- a CDS encoding S1C family serine protease, whose translation is MLPICEGELIETIEKVSPSVVNINTVRLVHDYYMNVVPLRGMGSGVIIEPNGLILTNNHIVEQSESIEVTMFDGRKFPGKLIGTDRLTDIAVVKIEGDGLPAATLGDSDNVRVGQMAIAIGNPFGFFLQGPTITVGVISALKRTIQAEQGVYENLIQTDAHINPGNSGGPLVNIRGEVIGINSANIPFAQGIGFSIPISSASHIVDELIQHGKVIRPWLGILGVGINEQIAQYYQLPADKGILVTRVFESSPAFKAGIAPGDLIVAADHKDIKDMSELTHELREKKVGDSMSIKVRRGPQVGDIDMKLAESPS
- a CDS encoding YkgJ family cysteine cluster protein, producing the protein MPDFECACCGLCCKRDPYYAVSLLDIETISAGLGMSPVEFFNRYCAVVDTPGGFRYPVILAPEGCPFLKDKLCGIHNIKPIGCRVFPESSLLPVTILKKSVRAIQSCAILSLPDSDEPLKTDHELMAKRDLSFEHTKAYFEEREDFDEPSWAVAKDNLIKVLSDVARNYRPWS
- a CDS encoding metallophosphoesterase; the encoded protein is MVELTPLLDAPALVVRNEDTSLVIADVHLGIEYDLYHSGINIPSQIAGRMDRIKGYIGQANPDRIILLGDIKHNVPRTSFQEVDEVPMFLSELAKSAIVDIIPGNHDGNIEKLIPRNPDINLHDSRGAVIDGVAYFHGHTWPGPSLLKCKHWVISHNHPTVKLTDNVGHTITRQAWIKAKLDESVVRANYKPEEFEWSDPEIYIVPSFNELCGGIAFNESWHDDLLGPLFTSRAIRLEEAQVYLLDGTFMGTIDNLRKYSREKFKVPTDKSRKYRRRKHYRP
- a CDS encoding vWA domain-containing protein, translating into MSEFGSFDALLDDEEIRETIALPRNIPRKNREDIAHVLYREIALGEDYEVKDVGRFIDRFGIFYLLLIALKSSDEWARLKELASASRISALIILRILLTEVFDLLEDFGRFEPAIKDILSSELLPYLERFQAILESTLELWQRRAGGERPTAEAISKKEVSRMPELIGRFEEGRASRRFLDIVSRDVLMARIMGQVSEIEGHLESLEMLTLLYPGRGWDRSMLELHRTYFANLHKYSKIVERNDDLKKILDLIGRIEMEYGARRQSMASYSHSELYSVTTSGDIQHMLPVESVKLQDETLRNLFFANWIEKKLLTYELKGLNLADGPKKRRGPMVAMVDTSGSMHGGPEIVAKSIILALVRRMLKEGRDVKVYLFSSAGQTKDIELTDTKKMASEFLDFLNYTFEGGTDFNTALREGVEALRKKRYMNADILFITDGLSVVNDEHIIMSVEEMKRSHGNRIFTIVVGNDSAGGIDYISDHVFILDKADRWDPEASPANAIRLISAR
- a CDS encoding DUF2115 domain-containing protein, whose translation is MAHIMEQVYPAERTREVFSRFKDIRKKNELAEALAVELGRLSIFDLQKVSAFVENEINKLPSPYSEMIHPYFTEQLFGSYFKLMRMYGEGSIKNIKEDIKDQKTFLEYCAMVESGGDGHLGDSYYGGYYHLVSCFTIFVLDEPGHPVGMPFPGGFRVERRPEGFYCPIRDKEKDVLFSICNYCPAKQSEVP